The nucleotide window GTGATGCGTGGCGACCTGCCGGATCAGAACGGCATCCTGGTAGGACATCCGGGAGAGAAAATCGGCACCGTTACGCTGCCGGACAGCGGCGGCCCGCTGCTGCAGGTGATTGATAATCCAAATAACCCGGTGTACAAACTGCTGCTGGTGGTCGGGCGTGATGAGGCAGAGTTGCGTCAGGCGGCAAACCGGCTGACCACCCAGCCGCTGACTACCGATGCCAGCAGCCTGCACGTTCAGCCGCAGCCAATCGCGGCGCGCCAGCCGTATGACGCGCCGCGCTGGATCAATACCAGCCGCCCGGTGCGGCTGAGCGAACTGCTGCGTAAAGATCAAAGCCTGACCACCACCGGCATCTGGCACGATGCGCTCAGCGTGAACTTCCGCGCCGCGCCGGATCTGTTCCTCTGGGACGGCGACACCATTCCGGTCAGCCTGCACTACCGCTTCCCGACGGAGAGCTGGATCGACGAGTCCAGCTCGTTTCTCAATGTCACCCTGAACGGCACTTTCCTGCGTAATCTATCGGTGAATAAAGTGGGCCTGCTGGAGAGCGCCTGGCACCGGCTGGGTGGCGATGCGCGCCAGGAGCAGTACACGCTGAAGCTGGAGCCGTATCTGATCTACGGCGATAACCAACTGGCGCTCTACTTCAACATCCAGCCCAAAGCGGATGCGCCATGCGGCGTGCTGCTGAACAACAACATCAAAAGCCGGATTGAAGAGGATGCGTGGATCGATCTGAGCCACACGCGTCACTTCAGTCTGCTGCCGAATCTGGCGTATTTCGTCGGGGCCTCGTTCCCGTTCTCGCGCCTGGCGGACTTCTCGCAGACCACGCTGCTGCTGCCGGAAAAACCCGGCGACGCCGAGATTGCCACGCTGCTGGATATGGCTTCACGCGCCGGTAAAGCCACCGGCGTTCCGCTGACGCTGAACCAGGTGCTGTTTGGCCTGCCGGCGGGCGGCACCCATCTGACGCGTCTGCAGCACAGCGATGTGCTGGCGGTCAGCACCCTGCAGAACAGTGCCTTTACCCGGCAGATGCTGGCCCACACCGCTTATACGTTAAGCGGCAATACGCTGGGCGTAAAAGAGCCTGGCAGCGGGGATAAACTGCGCGCCTGGCTGACCGGCGACTGGAGCCGCCAGCCGCTGGATGCCGATCGCTACTTCTCGTCTAACGAAGCGTGGCGCGGTTTTGTCAGCTACCGCTCACCGTGGAACGCGGATCGGCTGGTGGTCATGACCGTAGCCACCAGCGATCAGCAACTGCTGCGCCTGCATGATGACCTGGACGCAGCGCGCATCAACGCCGGTATTCGTGGCGATACCGCCATCATCACGGATGAGAACGGCATCCGCAGCTTCCGCGTGGGGCCGCAGTTCCCGAGCGGCGAAATGCCGTGGTACATGATGGTGGTGTGGTACGCCAGTCAGCATTCGGTGCTGATGGCGCTGGCGGCCCTGCTGCTGGCGGCGCTGGCGGGCAGTGCGACCTGGGTGATGCTGAAACGCCACGCGTGGCGACGTCTCAATCCTGACGCCCGGCGTCAGTCCGGCCGGAAGTAAGGATAACAATAATGAAAAAACATCGGATAAGTGCCGGTATTCATCAGGCGCTGCTGCTGGGCGGCGCGCTGGCATTCACTGCGCCACTGCTGGCGGCAGAGAGCAGCAACCCTGCACTGCAGGCGCTGTTCGACCAGGCTGCCTACTGGCACCAGAAGGCGCATGACGATCTGGCCAACGCCGCGCTGCAGAAGGTGCTGATGGTTGAACCCGCTAACCCCCAGGCGTTATACCTGCTGGCGCTTTATTCGCAGCAGGGCGGCAACAATGCAGAAGCCGCGCAGTGGCGTGCGCGCCTCAGTGCCGCTTCACCCAACGATCCGCATCTCAGCGAGCTGGATAACGCGCGGCAGATACAGCATATCCCGCAGGCCCAGCTGGCGCTGGCGCGTCAGCAGGCACGCAGCGGCAATATCGCGGCGGCGCTGCAAACCTGGCGTAATACCTTCAGCGGCAACGAACCGCCACCCGGTGTGGCGGCGGAATACTACCTGACCATGGCCGGTGACCGCGCGCTGTTGCCGCAGGCGGTGGATGCGCTACAGCAGTTCGCTGCCGCGCATCCGCAGGATACCGGGGCAAAGCTGGCGCTGGGCAAGGCGCTGACGTATCAGGAAACCACCCGTCGTCAGGGCATTGCCCTGCTGGCGGGCATGGCGGATGGCAATCCGGAGGCGGATCGCTCCCTGCGCCAGGCGCTGCTGTGGCTGGCACCGCAGGCTGCCGATGCTGCACTGTACCAGACCTGGCAGCAGCGTCACCCGCAGGATAACGCGGTGCTGGAGTACTACCGGAAAAACGTCGGCGGCGCCGAGAAAGGGGCGGGCTTCAGCGCGCTGAACAGCGGGGATGTCAGCAACGCGCAAACCAGCTTCGAAAAAGTGCTGCAGGCGAATCCGCAGGATGCCGATGCCCTGGCCGGCCTGGGATACGTGGCGCAGCGTGCCGGGCGCTATGCAGAAGCGGCGGATTACCTGACCCGCGCCGCGCAAATGGGCGGCGATCAGAGCCAGACGCGTCAGCAGCAGGCCGAAGATGCGCGTTTTTACGCGCAGCTGGCCAGCGCGCAGCAGGCGCTGAAAAACGGTGACAGCGCCGGTGCGCTGGCGCTGAGCGAACCGCTGACGCAGGCCAGTGGTGAAAAAGGCGTGGCCGCGAAACTGTTCCGCGCCGATGTCCTGCGCCGCAGCAATCAGCCTGAGCAGGCAGAGCAGACCTATCGCGCTATCCTGCAGAGCGACGCCGAAAACCGCAGCGCCCGGGAAGGCTTATTCTACGTGCTGCGGCAGCAGAACCGCAGCGCTGAAGCCAGCACGCTGCTGGACTCGCTGCCACAAAGCGTGCGCCAGAGCGTGGCGCCGCGCGGCAGCAGCAGCGATCCGCTGCGTGCGCAGGCAAAACGTCTGCTGGCGGCAGGCGACACCCGCGCGGCCATCGCCACGCTGAACAGCGCCATACAGCGTTATCCTGCTGACGGCTGGCTGCGTCTCGATCTGGCGCGCCTCTACCGCGCCCGGGGCGATAACATGATGGCGGCAACGGTGATGCAGCCGGTGATGCGCAGCGGTGCCGGCCTCAGCGAGCTGTATGCCGGTGCGCTGAATGCCAGCGAAAGCGGCGCCTGGCAGCAGGCCAGCCAGCTGCTGGCTCGCATTCCTGATGCCAGTAAAAACCGCGACATGCGCGAACTGGCACAGCGCGTCAACTTTAATCTGCAGATGGCTACCGCCGATCAGTATCTGGCGCAGGGCGCGAACGCCGCCGCGGCAAACACGCTGCGCGCGCTGGCGGCCGCGCCGCCTGCGAATCCGGTCGATGCCGGCAATCTGGCCCAAAAGCTGGCAAAAGCCGGCGATCTCACCCGCGCGGTGGCGGTGGTGCAGAGCAATATGCAGCGCGGCGTACAGGGCAATGCCGGCGATTATGCCGCGCAGATCGCCGTGCTGAACCAGGCGGGTCTGAGCGATGACGCGCAGCGCTTTCTCAACAGCCCGGAACTGCAGGCACGCAGTACGCCGGCTCAGCTGGCGGGGATCCGCAACGGTTATCTGATCAACGAGGTCGATCGCCTGCGTGAGCAGAGACAGTATGCCGCCGCGTACGACAAGCTGGTGGGCGCACTGCAGCACGATCCGCAGAACCGCGATCTGATGTTCGCCATGGCGCGCCTGTATCAGTCCGGCCGGATGAACAAAGAGGCGGGCGTGGTGTATGACTACCTGATGACGCAGGATACGCCGACGCAGGATGCGCGCACTGGCGCGATCGATGTGGCGCTGGCGCAGCATGATGTCAGCAAAGCCAATGGCCTGACGCGCGGCCTGAAAGAGGAGCAGACGCCAGCCCGCCTGCTGCTGCTGGCCCGCGTGGCGGAAGCCAACGGCGAGCACAGCCTGGCGATACGCTATCTGCGCACCGCGCGGGCGCAGCTCACCGGTCTGGCGGGGGCACAGACCGGCAGTGTGCCGGTGGCGGGTGGTCTGGTACTGGCCGACAATCCGTTTATCAATCGCGGTGCGTCACCGGTCACCGCTTCCCCATCCGCGGCGGGCGTGGTGATGCCGTGGCAGACAGCCCCGGCGGCCCACACCGCAGAAAACACCACGCTGGCGGCCAGTTCGCCAGCCGTGCAACAAAGCCAGACGCTGCGCCAGATTGACAGCATGATGGCTGACCTGCAGGAAAAAACCGGCACCTGGGCGCAGGGGCAGATGCAGGTACGCGGTCGCGACGGCGAATCGGGCCTGAGCAAGCTGACCGAAGCCAAAGCGCCGCTGACATTCTCAACCGTGCCTTTTGGCGAGTCGCGGTTTGATTTTACGCTGACGCCGGTATCGCTCACCGCCGGCAGCGCCGCCGGCGATGCGTGGCGGCGCTTCGGCAGCAATGCGCTGGTACAGGGCAAGGTGGTGGCCGCCGGCGCGGCCAGCGTCAACGATGCGCCCTCAGCCAGTACCGATGCGCAGAAGGCGTCTGGCGTAGAGCTGAACATGGCACTCAAAGGCGACAGCTACCGTATCGACCTCGGCAGCACGCCGCTGGGCCAGGATCTGACGACGCTGGTGGGAGGCGTGCAGTGGTCGCCGAAGCTGACCGATTTCCTTACGCTGATCCTGACCGGTGAGCGCCGCGCCATGACCGATAGCCTGCTCTCCTATGTGGGCGCTGAAGATAAAACCAGCGGCAAGCGGTGGGGTCAGGTCACGAAGAACGGCGCGAACGCGCTGCTGAGCTATGACAACGGTGACGCCGGCTTTTACGCGGGCGGTGGCGCTTACCGCTATGAGGGCGAAAACGTTGCCAGCAACAATAGCGTGCAGGCGACCGCGGGTGCCTATCTGCGGCCGTTCCACGGTGACGATCGCGAACTGAAGGTGGGGATGAGCCTGTCGTGGATGGACTTCTCGAAAAACCTGAGTTACTTCAGCTACGGCCAGGGCGGCTACTTCAGCCCGCAGAACTATGCGGCCATCTCCTTCCCGATCGACTTCAGCCGCAAATTTGACGATCTGAAGGTCAATGTCGGCGGCTCGGTGGGTTATCAGTCCTACAGTCAGGATAAGAGTGCGTATTTCCCGAACGATCCAACGCTGCAATCCCAGCTGCAAACGCTGGCCGACGGCGGCTTCGTGAAAAGCGCCTACTACAGCGGCGGCAGCAAAAACGGTATCGGTTATAACCTGCACGCCGGTGCCGATTATAAGGTCAGTAAAGATGTGACCGTGGGCGGCCAGCTGGGCTACGACACCTTTGGCGACTACAACGAGAGCACAGCCAGCCTGTACTTCCGTTATCTGTTTGGAGATCACTAATGAGCGAGCAACAGGCCGCGCGTGCCAGCCATCCGCACCAGCCAGGCTGGTTTGATCTGGTCAGCGTGATGATTGAAAGTATGCTGGACAATGCCGGCGAGGAAGCGGAAGGTTTCCTCACCGGCACGGGTGAATTGCTGGGGGCACGCTATCCTTTGCCTGAGGCGCGCACCGTGCAGGATCTGGAACGGGAGATGAACCTGCAGCTGGCGCGCTTCAACTGGGGCTTTGTGCAGCTGCAGCCGCTGGAAAATGCGCTTCTGCTGCAGCACCATGCGCTGCCGCAGGGCGACAGCAGTCTGACGGCGGCCCGCTGGCAGCGGGCGCTCAGCGCGGTGCTGGCGGGGCTGTATGCCTGCTGGCTGCGGGCACAGGGAGGCAGCGCGACGGTGCCGCTTACGTTTGAAAAAATCGACGGCGGTGCGCTGCACTACCGTTATCAATAGGATGCTGTGATGAAAATGATGCGCTTATGGCGTCAGTGGATGCTCTGTTTCATGGTGATGTGCTTTAGTGCGCAGGCAGCCGCCGACGGCTGGAGTACCTATAAAAGCCGTTTTATGCGCGACGATGGCCGCATTATCGATACGGCAAACAACAATGTCAGCCATACGGAAGGTCAGGGCTACGGTATGTTACTGGCGGTGGCCAATAACGATCGCGCCACCTTTGATCGGCTGTGGCAGTGGACGCGCACGCATCTGCGTAATCCACAAAACGATCTGTTCTGGTGGCGCTATACGCCGGACGCGAGCGATCCGGTTGCCGATAAGAATGATGCCGCCGACGGGAACGTGCTGATCGCCTGGGCACTGCAGCGCGCGGCGCAGAAGTGGGGTGGTGATTATCAGCAGGCGTCCGATCGTATTCAGCGTGCGGTGGTGAAGCACACGGTGATCAGCTATGCCGGCTATACCGTCATGCTGCCGGGTGCGCAGGGCTTCAACAAAACCAGCTATGTGGTGCTGAATCCCTCTTACTTCCTGTTTACCGCATGGCGCGAGTTTGCCCGGCACAGCCATCTGCGCGTGTGGAACAGCCTGATCGACGACGGCATGACGCTGCTGGGTAAAATGCAGTTTGGTAAAACCGGGCTGCCGCTGGACTGGGTGGCGCTGAACGCCGATGGATCGCTGGCCCCGGCGCTGGGGTACTCAAACCGCTTCAGCTATGACGCCATTCGCGTGCCGCTGAATATCTGGTGGTACGATCCGCAAAGCCTGCGTCTGGTGCCGTTCCAGCGCGTCTGGCAGGGCTATCCCCGGCAGAGCACGCCAGCCTGGTTTGATGTGCTCGCCAATACGCCGGCCCCCTATAACATGGACGGCGGGCTGACGGCGGTGCGCGATCTGACGCTGAATGAAACCCGATATCTGACCGACCAGCTCACCCCGCAGCAGAACTACTTCTCTGCCAGCCTGCAGTTGCTGACCTGGCTGGCGTATCAGGAGAAGCACTAACCGCTGCGACACCGGCGGACGGGCTGCTGACGTCCGCCGATCCGCTTTCCGGCGTTATTTAAAGCTGGCGTAAGGCACCAGCGGCTGCGGCGGCAGATCGAGATCGCCGTTCCAGCCCGCCATTGAGTAGCGCAGATAAATCAGGCCGTGGCTCGGGGTGTAATCTTTCGCCTGCTGAATATCCATCGCCAGCCCCACCGACCAGTGCGGGGTAATACGCCGCTCCACGGTGGCCTGCAGGGTATAACCGAAACCACTGCCGCTGCTGCTGGCAGAAACCGGGTTGGACGCCAGCGTGAAGCCCGGATTGACCGGATAGCGCGCCTGCCCGGCGGTACGCGAGCGTGACCATGAGACGGAGCCGCCAAGGTCAAACGACCAATTCTCCGTGCGCTGTCGCCAGGTCAGCGGCACCGCCAGCGAGAAATACTGCTGCGGGCTGTAATAGCCGCCCTGACCAAAGGTGTAATCACTTAAATCCTTCTGGTAATGCCACAGCATACTGTTCAGGCCGATAGTGGCGCGCTGATTATCCGCGTTAATCAGCTTGTAGTAATACCCCGCCATCAGCCGTTCACGGCTGTTATCCGCCACGTTCTCCCCGCTGATCTGATGCGCGCTGATATCCGCCCATACGCCGTGTGCGCCGCCTTTGTCGTAGCTCAGGCCGATGCCGCCGCCGGTTGCCACCACGCCGCCCCAGGTTTTCCCGCCATTGGTGGCGGGATCGCTCGCACCGGCGAAGGCCAGCAGCGAGCTGGAGATCGGCCGGCGTGACGCGGTGAAGGTCACGCCCAGATCGTCAACGTCCGTTTTCCAGCTCACGCCGCCTGTCCAGTTGGTCACGGTGAAGCCCAGCGGCGTCGTGCCAATATCGGCGGACCAGCGATCGTTCTGCCAGCCGACGCCAAGCGCCGTGCCGGTATCGCGCTGGGTAAAGTCGCGGCGACAGCCACCGGCGCTGGCATCATTACAGCTGCCAAACAGCGCGCTATGGCTGTTATCCGTGGTGCTGAAAGTGCCTGCCGAGACCTGCACCTGATCGACGCGGACAAAGCCGCGCCCGTCAGCCAGCGGCGTCTCAGCCTGCAGCATCGTGGTGTGTGCGGTAAAATCGGATGTGCCGCCGTTGCCTTTATCGCGGGAGTAGTCCTGCTCCAGCGTCACCGTGGTGTCCTGCCGGCGATAGAGGTCGGCAGCATCGCTGCGAATGCTGCGTTTCAGCCAGTCATCCGCTGGCTGATTGCGCGTCAGACGGGTGTAGTCTGCACCGGAGGCCGGCACCGCCGGGGTGATGGCGCTGGCGACCATCGCCAGCCGGTAATCCTGCTGTGCCTGGTCAGGCTGCTGCTGCTGCGCTTCCAGCCGTGCAGCATCGCGATACACCAGCGCCTTCTCCTGCGAGGGTGCCGTCTTCTCCGCCAGACGTTTCAGCGCGGTAAACCGCTGCTGCGCCTGCACAGGGTCGCCGCTGTTCTGCCACGCGAGGGCAATGCGGCGGCCCGTATTGAGGCTTTGCGGCGCTCCGGGCTCGGGCAGAGTGGCCAGGGCGTGGCGCGCCTCTGCCGGACGCTGCAGCGCCAGCAGGGCTTCAATGCGCCCGAGCGCCGCGTCACTGTTCCGGTTATCCTGCTGCAGAATATGCTGATAACCGGCCAGCGCACTGCGTGCATCGCCCCGTTCCAGCGCCCAGTCGGCCAGCAGCATGTCGCGACGCACGGAAGCGGGCTGCTGCTGCAGCAGCGCCAGCGCCGCCGGTTCGTCACCGCGCTCGCGCAGCGCACTGGCCTGCGCAAACACTTTATCCTGCGTCAGCCGCTGATTCAGCTCACGCATGTTGTTATCCCAGCGCGCTTCCGGCAGGCGGTGCAGCACCGCCAGCGCGGCATCATCCTGATTATCTGACGACAGCCACAGCGCCTGGACATAGTACGCGGCCGGGTCCTGCGGATGCTGGCGGACCAGCGTTTCCATTAGCTGTGCGCCCTGCGCTGCCGCGCCGCTGTTACGCAGCGCGCCGGCGAAACGCCAGGCCAGCCAGACATCGTCCGGGCTGTTCTGCCACGCCTGGCGATAGTACGTGGCGGCCTGCGCCCACTCTCCCTGCTGCGCCAGTGCGTCGGCCTGCGCCAGCACTTCGCTGTTGTGCAGATCGGTCAGCCGGCGCTGAGCGGTGCTGTTGCTTTTGTCGAGACGCAGCGCCTGCTGCCAGAACTGTGTCGCCTGCGCGGCGTTTTTGCGCGCCAGCGCCACGTCGCCCAGGCCGATCAGTGCCCAGCTGTCCTGACTGTCCAGCGCGCTGGCGCTGCGATACTGATTTTCCGCGCCGGCCAGATCGCCTTTTTTCAGCGCCGCATCGCCGTTATTTATCGCCAGCCAGTAGCGATTGGTCTGTAACAGCGACTGCCATTTGCCAATCTGCGTGCTGGCCTGGCCGGCCTGAATCGCTTTCTGCAGCCAGTCGATGGCGGCGGCGCGGTTATTCGCCCGCGCCTGAGCCTGGCCCATGGCACCCATCAGATCGGCGTCATCGGGATTGGCTTTCAGCGCCGCCTGCAGCGTCGGGATGGCCTCCGCCCCGGCGCCGTTACTGACCAGCGCCAGCCCGCGCATACGCTGCCGGTAAGCCGGATCGGCCAGCAGTTTTTGCTGCTGTGCCAGCAGTTCCTCGCCGCGCTGCTGCGCGTCGCCGCTGGTAAACACCTGCAGATACTGCTTCAGGCTGGCGACGGTGGCATCGCTGACCGGCTGATTCTGGATCTGCTGCAGCCAGAGTTCGGCTGCGGCGTCGCGTCCGCCGTCGCGGTTGGCCAGCTGCCGCAGCTGGCGCAGCGCGTCATCCGGCTGATTTTGCTCAAACGCCATGCGCGCCAGCTGCAGCTCTACGCCGATGTTGCCGGGATAACGCTGCTCCAGACTTTGCAGCTGCTGGCGGGCAAGCTGCTGCTGTCCGGGCAGACGGGCTACCAGCCGCCAGTACTCCAGCGCGGTGTTCACATCGGGAAAGACGCCGTGAAACAGTGCATCCCACGCGGTTCGGGCTTCCTCTATGCGGCCGGCGGTTGCCAGCAGACGCGCCTGCTGCAACTGCTGTCGGCCTTCATCACTGACCAGCCGCAGGCCGGCTTCCGACTCGCGGGTAGCCGGATCGTCCGGGGCGTTATGTTTCAGCGTATCCAGCAGCGTCCGGGCTTTGTCGCGATCGCCCTGGCGCAGCGCCATGCGGATTTGTGCTGCCAGCACCTGCGGATTATCCGGGTCAATTTTTTCCAGCCGGTACAGTGACTGCTGCACCAGGTCATATTTATTGGTCGATTCACCGGTGCGGATTTGCATCAGCAGCCACGCCACCGGCGCCACCTCCGGCCCGGGGGCGGCGCTGGCAATGCCCGCCAGCGCGCCGCCGATCAGCAGCGCAAGGGGTAACTTATTCATCTTCATCCAGCCCGGAGAGGCGGCGGCGCGTGACCATCCGCATCAGACGCCACACCATCAGGGCAAACAGCAGCACCACGGCGACGGCACACAGCGCCAGCCACACCGGATGCGTTGCCATCTGATTCCAGACGCGCTCCCACCACGGCAGGTGACCAACAAAGTAGGTATCACCGACGCGGACGCTGGCGACGCCGGATTCGCGCACCACGCTGGCTGAGCCGTACATCGCGGCGCGCTTGCTGCTGTCGAGCAGTGCGTTGTTCAGCAGCGCCCAGCCGCGCGGGCTATCCGCCAGCAGCGCGACAACGCTGCGCTGATCGCTGAACGGGGACTGGAAGCCGACAATCGCGCCCAGCGGACCGTTAGAACGGATGCCGGTCTGGCTTTCCACGCGACGATCGCTGGCGGTAAGCGGGGCGCTTTCTGCGCTGACCGGGCGTGCCGGCATGTTGATCCAGCTGCGGGCGCGATCCACCAGCAGGTTGATCGACGGGTTGCCCTGCAGATCCGCCGGCAGTGTGCCGATCAACAGCAGATCGGCATCCTGCGCACGGGCTTTGCTCCAGTCATCGCTCATCTGTACGCGCAGGGCCGGATAGCCGGTCTGGGCACCGATATTGCCCAGGGTATTCAGCAGCGTACTGACCGCGCCGGCATCCGGCTGCACGCCGACCAGCACCAGCGTTTGCGCCAGATCGGCATAGCGGCTGTACGGAAAGCCGGCATTGGCAAAGGCGCCAAGCGACGGCATTTCGATATAGTGACGATAGCCGGAGAAATCGATGCTGGAGCGATCATCGACCACAACATGGTGATCCACCGGCGTGACGGTCTCACAGCGACCATCGGCCGTGCCGCCGACAAAGGTATTGGCATAATCAAAGTTAAAGCGCAGCTGGTTGACCGCCCCCAGACGCAGCGCCGGAATGGTGAGCTGACGGCTGTTGTCCTGCAGGCCCTGAATCAGCGGCAGGCGCATCAGCTGCTGTCCGGCGGTGCTTTTGCTGGTCAGCGGGTAGTCCTGCATGAACTGATTGTTAAGGTGTACCGCCAGTCGTGAACCGTCCTGCTGCTGCGGTGAGGTGTAGCGGTAGATCAGATCCATATCAATGCCGCGCGCGCGCACCAGGAACAGGTCCGGCGGCAGGTTCAGCGTCAGACTGATCGGATTGGGCTGTAATCCATCGCCCTGCAGCTGATTCGCGTACTGCGCCAGCTCGCCGAAGGTGGTGCGGCGATCGGTACGCACCCAGTTCGGCGCATCGTACGCCTGGCGCGGTGCCAGCAGCTTCACCTCATCAATGGTGGCGCTTTCGCCGCGCAGCAGCAGTTCGCCCTGCGCGATGCCTTCAACGGCTGTAATCAGATCGTTATCGTCGCGGCCGGTAATCAGCAGCATTTTCTGATACGGGTTATCCGGCTGGCTGATCATCTGCACGGTGGGTTTATCCACCGGCGGTAAATTCTGCAGGAAGGCCGGACGCTGCGCATTGGTGGCAAACACCACCGCGTGCTGCTGCGACGGCAGCTGGTTATACAGCACCGGGAAGGACTGGCCGCGCCACTGCGCTTTGCTGCCAAACCAGGAGGCAAGGATTGCCGCCGCGCGCTGCTGCGTCAGATCCGGCGGGCCGCTGAATACCATCGGCAGCTGCAGCGGACGGGTATCGCGCGCGTCAAAGAACGGCTCCGGGAAGTGTGACAGATCATTTTTCAGCGGCAGCTTCTGCAGCGTCAGATCCAGCCTGCTCTCTTTGCCAATGTCCATCCAGATGGTGCTGTTGGCCGGGTTTTCGCAGACGTTGGCATAGTGGCCCACCAGTTCGAGGCGAACGCGGTTGAAATCGCTGATAAAGCGCGGGTCAATCGGCAGCTGCGTCTGGTTCTCTTTTCCGGCCTGATCGGCACTGACCGTCACCAGCCCCACCAGCTCATCATTAAGGTAGACCTTAAGCTGTGACTGGACCGGCAGCAGCGCCGGTGACGGACGGTAGCTGAGCGTCAGCAGCGCGCGCGTCACCACTTCGTCGCTGCGTACGCCAAATTCAATCTGGCTGTCGGGCTGCGTGCCGCGCAGGGTGATGCTACCGGGCGGCGGTGCCACCTGGCTGAACAGCAGCTGGCTGTCGCGCAGCGGTGCGCTGGCATCCGCAGGCGGAGACGCCAGCGTGAGGGGGGCAGACGCGGCGGCGGCCGGCGTGTCGGCTGTCACTGGCTGCGGTGCAGCGTGGGCCAGAGAAGCGGTGCCCAGCAGCAGGGCAGTGAACCAGCTCAGTTTTCTCGTCATGGTCGTATCATCAACTTAATAAAAATCGGTTTTGCCGGAGGCCGGCAACGGTTTCACGCCCTGCGGCAGCAGCGTGGCCAGCCAGCGCAACAGTACGGTCAGGCCGCGGAACAGGCGGCGCATCGGCGCAGGGCCGTACTCCGCCAGTCGCAGATAACCTTTAAAACCCAGCACCATAATGTCGGCGAGGCTCTGCACCGGTTTGTCTTCCGGGAAGCCGTCCTGCCACAGCGCCCAGGTATCGGCGCGCGCAAAAGTACACTGGATAAACTCGATGTGCTGCTGCGTGGTGAGCTGATGCAGGCGGATACCGGCACGGCGGCCAAACACGCGCTGCACCTGACACGGGAAGCTGAACTCCTGCTGACCGCGGCGCAGCAGCAGCGAGACGGTTTCGTTCTCCTTCAGCGCATCCGCTTCACGCAGTTCGACGCCGACGCCGCCATCGGAATAGTCGCGCAGCGTGCAGGGCACCATGTGGCCGTCACCGCGGGCGAGGGCCGCGGGCATGGCAATCTCCACCCGGTGGGCTTCACGAATCTGCCGCGCTTCCACCGAGACCGCCACGGCGCCGCCAAGAATGATCATGTTGTAAATCACCCACACCAGGCTGACCCAGATGGTGAGAATTTCATTCGACGGGCCGTGCGCCATGCGCCAGAAGGCCATCACAATACCGGC belongs to Candidatus Pantoea soli and includes:
- the bcsB gene encoding cellulose biosynthesis cyclic di-GMP-binding regulatory protein BcsB encodes the protein MKALTQTWLAAALVSTLLAPARAETLPVTQDSAALSEVPPPQGLENHADAQLQQAAGATPYAPAATLSAPARTSAAPAQETGVSAAAPTAESAPVVPAQETGVSAVAPTAESAPAVPAQETGVSVAAPTAESAPAVPAQETGVSVAAPTAESAPAVPAQETGVSAVAPAAGSAPAVPAQENSLSAAAPAAESAPGAAAIQPGGSPQTAPTADLTGAGEGATPALSAPVVATADSGAQSVALNQPVSSTISVAQMGQKQGITLTGGQLQSGIVFTLPGDEVITNAHLNLALRVSTALAARNTSLQLMLNGQPLGTLPLGAADSDVSEYELDIPAAMVVSANNLSFKINDADKLLCEKESAQQYQVTILPKTTLSLEGQQLNIGTSLRNFPRPFIDVQRMTPASVSFGFAANVTPDSVSAAALVASWLGIQSDYRGIRFPVMRGDLPDQNGILVGHPGEKIGTVTLPDSGGPLLQVIDNPNNPVYKLLLVVGRDEAELRQAANRLTTQPLTTDASSLHVQPQPIAARQPYDAPRWINTSRPVRLSELLRKDQSLTTTGIWHDALSVNFRAAPDLFLWDGDTIPVSLHYRFPTESWIDESSSFLNVTLNGTFLRNLSVNKVGLLESAWHRLGGDARQEQYTLKLEPYLIYGDNQLALYFNIQPKADAPCGVLLNNNIKSRIEEDAWIDLSHTRHFSLLPNLAYFVGASFPFSRLADFSQTTLLLPEKPGDAEIATLLDMASRAGKATGVPLTLNQVLFGLPAGGTHLTRLQHSDVLAVSTLQNSAFTRQMLAHTAYTLSGNTLGVKEPGSGDKLRAWLTGDWSRQPLDADRYFSSNEAWRGFVSYRSPWNADRLVVMTVATSDQQLLRLHDDLDAARINAGIRGDTAIITDENGIRSFRVGPQFPSGEMPWYMMVVWYASQHSVLMALAALLLAALAGSATWVMLKRHAWRRLNPDARRQSGRK
- a CDS encoding cellulose biosynthesis protein BcsC — its product is MKKHRISAGIHQALLLGGALAFTAPLLAAESSNPALQALFDQAAYWHQKAHDDLANAALQKVLMVEPANPQALYLLALYSQQGGNNAEAAQWRARLSAASPNDPHLSELDNARQIQHIPQAQLALARQQARSGNIAAALQTWRNTFSGNEPPPGVAAEYYLTMAGDRALLPQAVDALQQFAAAHPQDTGAKLALGKALTYQETTRRQGIALLAGMADGNPEADRSLRQALLWLAPQAADAALYQTWQQRHPQDNAVLEYYRKNVGGAEKGAGFSALNSGDVSNAQTSFEKVLQANPQDADALAGLGYVAQRAGRYAEAADYLTRAAQMGGDQSQTRQQQAEDARFYAQLASAQQALKNGDSAGALALSEPLTQASGEKGVAAKLFRADVLRRSNQPEQAEQTYRAILQSDAENRSAREGLFYVLRQQNRSAEASTLLDSLPQSVRQSVAPRGSSSDPLRAQAKRLLAAGDTRAAIATLNSAIQRYPADGWLRLDLARLYRARGDNMMAATVMQPVMRSGAGLSELYAGALNASESGAWQQASQLLARIPDASKNRDMRELAQRVNFNLQMATADQYLAQGANAAAANTLRALAAAPPANPVDAGNLAQKLAKAGDLTRAVAVVQSNMQRGVQGNAGDYAAQIAVLNQAGLSDDAQRFLNSPELQARSTPAQLAGIRNGYLINEVDRLREQRQYAAAYDKLVGALQHDPQNRDLMFAMARLYQSGRMNKEAGVVYDYLMTQDTPTQDARTGAIDVALAQHDVSKANGLTRGLKEEQTPARLLLLARVAEANGEHSLAIRYLRTARAQLTGLAGAQTGSVPVAGGLVLADNPFINRGASPVTASPSAAGVVMPWQTAPAAHTAENTTLAASSPAVQQSQTLRQIDSMMADLQEKTGTWAQGQMQVRGRDGESGLSKLTEAKAPLTFSTVPFGESRFDFTLTPVSLTAGSAAGDAWRRFGSNALVQGKVVAAGAASVNDAPSASTDAQKASGVELNMALKGDSYRIDLGSTPLGQDLTTLVGGVQWSPKLTDFLTLILTGERRAMTDSLLSYVGAEDKTSGKRWGQVTKNGANALLSYDNGDAGFYAGGGAYRYEGENVASNNSVQATAGAYLRPFHGDDRELKVGMSLSWMDFSKNLSYFSYGQGGYFSPQNYAAISFPIDFSRKFDDLKVNVGGSVGYQSYSQDKSAYFPNDPTLQSQLQTLADGGFVKSAYYSGGSKNGIGYNLHAGADYKVSKDVTVGGQLGYDTFGDYNESTASLYFRYLFGDH
- the bcsD gene encoding cellulose biosynthesis protein BcsD, yielding MSEQQAARASHPHQPGWFDLVSVMIESMLDNAGEEAEGFLTGTGELLGARYPLPEARTVQDLEREMNLQLARFNWGFVQLQPLENALLLQHHALPQGDSSLTAARWQRALSAVLAGLYACWLRAQGGSATVPLTFEKIDGGALHYRYQ